From a region of the Mycobacterium intracellulare ATCC 13950 genome:
- a CDS encoding LLM class flavin-dependent oxidoreductase has protein sequence MKFGVVEAPLHSRFGPTAAAEMGYRVAMLTGADSYWLPDHLNAFLPRAVMTPKYSGIARLAPDADAFLEPWTTLGHLAGRHRFNRMRLGTCVTDTGRRNPAVTAQAAATLHLMTRGRAVLGIGTGEREGNEPYGVDWSKPVARFEEGLATIRALWNSNGQLVNRDSEWFPLRNAIFTLPAVKGNRPQIWVASHGPRMLRATGRYADGWFPVAIVSPERYATGLEQVRAAADDANRDPYSIVAAITQFVVTGRSTAEVDDALESVPARTYALLLPDVEWAEHGARHPMGEGCTGYQDILPQLLDEATTLAHIDAVPRALMRRCLLSGTPDEVLDQLATYRDHGVRYPTLLNMSTIQPQLSRGLSSALPFMKILRGIARL, from the coding sequence GTGAAGTTCGGTGTCGTCGAAGCGCCACTGCATAGCCGGTTCGGGCCGACGGCGGCGGCCGAAATGGGTTATCGGGTAGCCATGCTGACCGGTGCTGATTCGTACTGGCTGCCCGACCATCTCAATGCCTTTTTGCCGCGAGCGGTGATGACGCCGAAGTACAGCGGGATAGCCCGACTGGCGCCCGATGCGGACGCATTCCTGGAGCCGTGGACGACGCTCGGGCACCTCGCCGGCCGGCATCGTTTCAACCGGATGCGACTGGGCACCTGCGTGACCGACACCGGCCGGCGGAATCCGGCCGTGACGGCGCAGGCCGCGGCGACGCTGCACCTGATGACCCGGGGCCGCGCGGTCCTCGGGATCGGAACCGGGGAACGCGAAGGCAACGAGCCATATGGGGTGGACTGGTCCAAGCCGGTGGCCAGATTCGAGGAGGGGCTGGCGACGATCCGTGCGCTGTGGAACTCCAACGGGCAGTTGGTGAATCGAGATTCGGAATGGTTCCCCCTGCGCAACGCGATTTTCACCTTGCCTGCCGTCAAAGGCAACCGGCCGCAGATCTGGGTGGCCTCGCACGGACCGCGGATGTTGCGGGCGACGGGTCGCTACGCCGACGGGTGGTTCCCAGTGGCGATCGTTAGCCCGGAACGGTACGCAACCGGGTTGGAACAGGTTCGCGCGGCCGCCGACGACGCCAACCGGGATCCGTACTCCATCGTCGCCGCGATCACGCAGTTCGTCGTGACCGGGCGCAGTACGGCCGAGGTCGACGACGCCTTGGAGTCAGTGCCCGCCCGCACGTATGCCCTCCTTCTCCCGGATGTGGAATGGGCCGAGCACGGCGCCCGTCACCCGATGGGAGAGGGATGCACCGGATATCAGGACATCCTGCCGCAACTACTCGACGAGGCGACGACGCTCGCCCACATCGATGCGGTACCGCGGGCTTTGATGCGGCGATGCCTGCTCAGCGGAACACCTGACGAGGTCCTCGATCAGCTCGCCACCTACCGCGATCACGGTGTCCGGTATCCGACGCTGCTCAACATGAGCACCATCCAGCCCCAACTCAGTCGCGGGCTGTCCAGCGCGTTGCCCTTCATGAAGATCCTCCGCGGAATCGCGAGGCTGTGA
- a CDS encoding DUF3761 domain-containing protein: MLVRAVLVGVAIAMTTVDPVSAASAASFPAPPGRFVTAWFPLPQSPCDYRSKRTGECVEGVDDNPVGATAECGDGLYSHSVTRSGTCSHHDGVAEWCPCDSSHSTLAGAAAPPPDADTYFLGLVSEIPGMIIRDPALMTATARELCVHLRNGDESRDLAITTTMQNTVNGTLGAATAMVDAAISAYCPDFGG, encoded by the coding sequence ATGTTGGTCCGGGCCGTCTTGGTCGGCGTAGCCATCGCCATGACGACCGTTGATCCAGTGTCAGCGGCTAGTGCGGCTAGCTTTCCAGCGCCACCTGGTCGATTCGTAACGGCTTGGTTCCCACTTCCACAATCGCCGTGCGACTACAGGAGCAAGAGGACGGGTGAATGCGTCGAGGGAGTCGATGACAACCCAGTCGGCGCAACCGCCGAGTGTGGAGATGGGCTCTATTCCCACAGCGTGACCCGGAGTGGTACGTGCTCCCACCACGACGGTGTAGCAGAGTGGTGTCCCTGCGATTCGTCGCACTCCACACTCGCGGGTGCTGCCGCGCCGCCACCCGACGCCGACACCTACTTCCTCGGCCTGGTATCTGAAATTCCGGGGATGATCATTCGCGATCCTGCGCTAATGACTGCCACGGCTCGCGAACTTTGTGTCCACCTACGGAATGGCGACGAAAGCAGAGACCTCGCCATCACAACGACGATGCAGAACACAGTCAACGGGACGCTCGGCGCGGCCACTGCCATGGTCGACGCGGCTATCAGCGCCTATTGCCCAGACTTCGGCGGTTGA
- a CDS encoding DUF6602 domain-containing protein, giving the protein MEHAHHAWLSALAEDINAEYWQVRRKLEGPENIQQRGHHYEALFRRLLLRWIPPQYEIGTRKYLLLERDIDGETYSNETDLVIFHPSYPRELRERSEVLVAGVVAAFSVKSSLDAQVLQDAIAEARLVRDGFAERQGLIVGELVSPLIYGVLTHTHDLSASTTRAAVTNALLAGANGEEVPRRQLDIVCVADLDCWYRTAECLQHEIGSPDPSDYDTYTDFWHSAYHPPEIDPQPVANPNPVATLVTQLWAKLATRDQQLAYLARGLEVTGTGSFGGLGHPRPLTKIVSAAVHKELFAHGSRYRIA; this is encoded by the coding sequence ATGGAGCATGCACACCATGCCTGGCTAAGCGCCCTAGCCGAGGACATCAACGCCGAATACTGGCAGGTCCGTCGCAAGCTCGAAGGGCCCGAGAACATACAACAACGAGGCCACCATTACGAGGCGCTGTTTCGTCGCTTGTTACTCAGATGGATTCCACCGCAGTACGAGATTGGGACGCGAAAGTATCTGCTCCTCGAACGCGATATCGATGGCGAGACCTATTCCAACGAAACAGATCTTGTCATCTTTCATCCATCTTATCCGCGTGAACTGCGCGAGCGCTCAGAAGTGCTTGTCGCTGGCGTCGTTGCGGCATTTAGCGTGAAGTCCTCCCTAGACGCCCAAGTCCTTCAAGACGCGATTGCCGAGGCTCGATTGGTACGCGACGGATTCGCCGAACGACAGGGCTTGATTGTCGGCGAATTGGTGTCCCCACTGATTTACGGGGTGTTAACGCACACCCACGATCTATCAGCGTCCACGACACGCGCAGCGGTCACCAACGCACTTCTCGCTGGAGCGAATGGCGAGGAAGTCCCCCGCAGGCAGCTCGACATTGTTTGCGTTGCCGACCTTGACTGCTGGTATCGGACGGCTGAATGCCTTCAGCACGAGATTGGCTCGCCCGATCCGTCGGACTATGACACATACACCGACTTCTGGCACTCGGCCTACCATCCGCCTGAAATCGACCCGCAGCCAGTTGCCAATCCGAACCCAGTGGCGACCCTCGTCACTCAGCTCTGGGCAAAATTGGCTACGCGTGATCAACAACTGGCATATCTAGCTAGAGGCCTGGAAGTGACAGGCACGGGCAGCTTCGGGGGCTTAGGCCATCCGCGACCGCTGACAAAGATCGTGTCAGCGGCAGTGCACAAAGAGTTGTTCGCGCATGGCAGCAGGTACCGCATCGCGTAG